From Pontibacillus yanchengensis, the proteins below share one genomic window:
- the pdaA gene encoding delta-lactam-biosynthetic de-N-acetylase, whose product MRKLILLILTIFTLISMLPIQYAGAYSDRSHGWGYSKSKNHQPPNPGGYGDMLRKYGGYYIDPTDEKVVYLTFDNGYEQGYTGKILDVLKEKQVPATFFVTGHYVNSASDLVQRMVKEGHIVGNHSWSHPDFSKMSKERIEKELTKVEKAVAAITDQESMMYLRPPRGTFSERSLSTTEELGYITMFWSLAFVDWHTNQQKGWEYAYKSVVQQIHPGAVMLLHTVSEDNAEALEHMIDELTKQGYQFKSLDHLVMKQLLPEPISENFGL is encoded by the coding sequence TTGAGGAAGCTAATTCTTTTGATACTTACAATATTTACTCTTATATCTATGTTACCCATCCAATATGCAGGCGCATACAGTGATCGGAGTCATGGATGGGGATACAGTAAAAGTAAGAATCATCAACCTCCTAATCCAGGTGGATATGGGGATATGTTAAGGAAATATGGAGGGTATTATATTGACCCTACAGATGAAAAAGTTGTGTATTTAACGTTTGATAATGGTTATGAGCAAGGCTACACAGGAAAAATACTAGATGTACTAAAAGAAAAGCAGGTACCTGCTACCTTTTTCGTAACGGGGCATTACGTCAATAGTGCCTCTGATTTAGTCCAACGTATGGTAAAGGAAGGGCATATTGTTGGGAATCATTCATGGAGTCATCCTGATTTTTCAAAAATGAGCAAAGAACGGATTGAGAAGGAACTGACGAAAGTGGAGAAAGCAGTAGCAGCGATTACAGATCAAGAATCAATGATGTATTTACGTCCGCCAAGAGGAACCTTTAGTGAGAGAAGTCTATCTACAACAGAGGAGTTAGGATATATCACAATGTTTTGGTCCTTAGCTTTTGTGGACTGGCATACAAACCAACAAAAAGGCTGGGAGTATGCTTATAAAAGTGTGGTTCAGCAGATTCATCCTGGGGCAGTTATGTTGTTGCATACTGTATCTGAAGATAATGCTGAAGCTTTGGAGCATATGATTGATGAGCTGACGAAACAGGGTTATCAGTTCAAAAGTCTTGATCATCTAGTGATGAAGCAGTTACTTCCTGAACCTATTTCAGAAAATTTTGGTCTATAG
- a CDS encoding methyltransferase domain-containing protein: protein MSHTHYKIDTESSWRSTKDKSSNHYMEDFCKELYIRGVSIENAYILELGCGHGFVTQAFQNLQADVKGIHCSPEEISIAQKQNPEAHYIKGNPEYLPFEKDSFDIVYACNHWEHLDRNKVLSEVDRVLKPKGYLLILDANCRLDQECVAYHTNELLSMYGRTPLATHTFPSEEHSHSFFPPEWFEEWRKAGFSIIDEWSFMCNVDFTLKSWINTVLQHTIEASNYIKSRIMDELRLFLLNSIEHDSFPIPYTCKTVVLQK, encoded by the coding sequence GTGAGCCACACTCATTATAAGATAGATACTGAATCGAGCTGGAGGTCTACTAAAGATAAATCCTCAAACCATTACATGGAGGATTTCTGCAAGGAGCTTTACATAAGAGGCGTTTCAATTGAAAACGCATACATTCTAGAGCTTGGTTGTGGACATGGATTTGTAACCCAAGCGTTTCAAAACCTACAAGCTGATGTGAAAGGGATTCATTGTTCTCCAGAGGAAATAAGCATTGCCCAAAAACAAAATCCTGAAGCACATTATATTAAAGGCAACCCAGAATACCTTCCATTTGAAAAAGACAGTTTTGATATCGTTTATGCATGTAATCATTGGGAGCATTTAGATCGAAATAAGGTGCTAAGTGAAGTAGACAGAGTGTTAAAACCAAAAGGATATTTACTTATTTTAGATGCAAACTGTCGACTTGATCAGGAATGTGTTGCTTATCATACAAACGAATTACTATCTATGTACGGACGAACACCACTAGCTACCCATACTTTTCCATCGGAAGAGCATAGTCATTCTTTTTTTCCACCTGAATGGTTCGAAGAATGGAGGAAAGCTGGCTTCTCTATCATTGATGAATGGAGCTTCATGTGCAACGTGGATTTCACATTAAAAAGCTGGATCAACACAGTACTACAACATACAATTGAAGCGAGTAACTATATAAAATCAAGAATCATGGATGAACTACGATTATTCTTGCTTAATTCAATAGAACATGATTCATTTCCAATCCCTTACACATGTAAAACAGTAGTCCTGCAAAAATAA
- a CDS encoding nucleotidyltransferase domain-containing protein, producing MVPEQVESLLTEYTEKLNNLPSDVIKGVYLYGSLALDAFEEENSDIDFITIINRPLVEEEEEKLQQLHVALKNDYPFGNVMDGVYMLDSQIGKYNEELEAYLYCEEGELKRGHWDINAITWWVLEHHGIKVIGPDVSELPLETSWNDVKKTLRYNTEHYWPNKKLIQLLNDDDALFAIETNARILCTLEQESVIPKTEALQVAKQKVGREWGQLLDEGMLLRTNHENSATSHYSSPLMRAQVIMNFMEYIRQECRPYYQIT from the coding sequence TTGGTACCTGAGCAAGTAGAATCTTTACTAACAGAATATACAGAGAAATTGAACAATCTTCCTAGTGATGTAATAAAAGGGGTTTATTTATATGGTTCTCTAGCTTTAGATGCTTTTGAAGAAGAGAACAGCGATATTGATTTTATTACGATTATAAATAGACCTTTGGTAGAGGAAGAAGAGGAAAAGCTACAGCAACTTCATGTAGCATTAAAAAATGACTATCCATTTGGTAATGTAATGGACGGCGTATATATGCTTGATAGTCAAATTGGAAAATATAATGAAGAATTGGAAGCATATCTGTATTGCGAGGAAGGGGAACTTAAGAGGGGACATTGGGATATTAATGCGATTACTTGGTGGGTTCTAGAACACCATGGTATAAAAGTGATTGGGCCTGATGTGAGTGAGCTACCGCTGGAAACATCTTGGAACGATGTGAAAAAGACGTTACGTTATAATACCGAACATTATTGGCCTAATAAGAAGTTAATTCAGCTTCTTAATGACGATGATGCCTTATTTGCGATTGAAACAAATGCGCGTATCCTTTGTACACTTGAACAAGAGAGTGTAATCCCTAAAACAGAAGCATTACAGGTTGCGAAACAAAAAGTTGGAAGAGAATGGGGGCAGCTCCTAGATGAAGGGATGCTCTTGAGAACGAACCATGAGAACTCAGCAACATCTCATTATTCTTCCCCTTTAATGAGAGCCCAGGTTATTATGAACTTTATGGAATATATCCGACAAGAATGTCGACCTTACTATCAAATTACGTAA
- a CDS encoding DNA-3-methyladenine glycosylase family protein: protein MWSEEVTANSFYDFDYTLLRFSLDPLSKLDRDERWVDVPVQLGKEQHVVRVQALGKTSDPLFQISSESKEQKEKLLHHIKALFQWDRDLEKVHEHFLDTNLDQLFNAHPGTPIVKDFHLYDCLMKVIIHQQLNMKFAYTLSTRFVQNYGNKKDGVWFYPSPETVAQIPYEELRELQFSQRKAEYVIDTSRMIVDGDLDLQELAELPDEDVMKRLKKVRGVGPWTVENWLMFGVGRENLLPKADIGIQNALKHYFQKEKKPSQEEIVEMSKGWEPYQSYASLTLWRSIEG, encoded by the coding sequence ATGTGGTCAGAGGAAGTGACAGCAAATAGTTTTTATGATTTTGATTACACGTTACTTCGTTTTAGCCTTGACCCTTTAAGTAAATTAGATCGAGATGAGCGATGGGTAGATGTGCCCGTCCAACTAGGTAAAGAACAACACGTCGTTCGTGTACAGGCACTAGGAAAGACGAGTGATCCTCTGTTTCAAATATCAAGTGAATCGAAAGAGCAAAAGGAAAAGCTTTTGCATCATATTAAAGCACTTTTTCAATGGGACCGTGATTTGGAAAAGGTTCATGAGCATTTTCTAGATACAAATTTGGACCAACTTTTTAATGCTCATCCAGGCACTCCAATTGTGAAGGATTTCCACCTATATGATTGTTTGATGAAGGTCATCATTCATCAGCAACTCAATATGAAATTCGCATACACTCTTAGTACTCGCTTTGTGCAAAACTATGGGAATAAGAAAGACGGCGTATGGTTCTATCCATCTCCTGAAACAGTAGCGCAAATTCCTTATGAAGAACTACGAGAACTACAATTTAGTCAGCGAAAAGCTGAGTATGTCATTGACACATCGCGTATGATTGTTGATGGAGATTTAGATTTACAGGAGTTAGCTGAACTACCGGATGAGGATGTTATGAAGCGTTTGAAGAAGGTACGAGGTGTTGGCCCGTGGACTGTAGAAAACTGGCTAATGTTCGGAGTGGGAAGAGAAAACCTGTTACCAAAAGCGGATATAGGTATTCAAAATGCTCTGAAACACTACTTCCAAAAAGAAAAGAAGCCTTCTCAAGAAGAAATAGTGGAGATGAGTAAAGGATGGGAGCCTTATCAAAGTTATGCATCCTTAACATTATGGAGAAGTATAGAAGGATAA
- the glgA gene encoding glycogen synthase GlgA codes for MNILFVASECVPFSKTGGLADVIGSLPISLQEQGLDVRVIVPKYKSIPDYWKNQMREKHVTNVSLGWREQYCGVEELEIDGIHYYFIDNEFYFGRDYIYGQGNDYEEAERFAFFSKAVLESLPALDFQPDILHVHDWQTALTSLYLQTQYAHKPFYEQMKTVLTIHNLKYQGVFPADVLGDLLELGEEYFTSEQLEFYGQVNFLKTGLIYADYLTTVSDTYAREIQQPAYGEGLEGVLQKCSSKLVGIPNGIDYRSYNPYQDVHLHAKRGVYDWKSENKRVVQERFGLPKLEVPMLAMVTRLVEQKGIDLLTHVIEDLLEEDIQVVIVGEGETYYEELLLDIAAYFPKKMAFQPSFDEALSHQIYAASDLLLMPSKYEPCGVSQLIALQYETVPVVRETGGLKDTIHSYDERTGDGNGFSFEHYNADEMLHTIKRALACYEDPFVWWRINQNIRKCDVSWTQSSLRYKNLYERVCELNEAVVL; via the coding sequence ATGAATATATTATTTGTAGCTTCAGAATGTGTTCCATTTAGTAAAACAGGTGGGTTAGCAGATGTGATTGGATCGTTGCCAATATCGTTGCAAGAACAAGGTCTTGATGTGAGAGTTATTGTCCCTAAATATAAATCCATACCTGACTATTGGAAGAATCAAATGAGAGAGAAGCATGTCACAAATGTTTCGCTTGGTTGGCGAGAACAATATTGTGGTGTGGAAGAACTAGAAATAGACGGGATCCATTATTATTTTATTGATAACGAATTCTACTTCGGTAGAGATTATATTTATGGTCAAGGAAATGACTATGAGGAAGCGGAACGATTTGCCTTTTTCTCAAAAGCTGTACTCGAGAGTTTACCAGCACTAGATTTTCAACCGGATATTCTGCATGTGCATGATTGGCAAACGGCGTTAACTAGCTTGTATTTACAAACTCAATATGCACATAAGCCTTTTTACGAGCAGATGAAAACGGTTTTGACGATTCATAATTTAAAGTATCAAGGAGTTTTCCCTGCCGACGTCCTGGGTGATTTATTGGAACTAGGAGAAGAGTATTTTACCTCAGAACAGCTTGAGTTCTATGGACAGGTTAATTTCTTGAAGACTGGGCTTATTTATGCTGATTATCTGACAACAGTAAGCGACACATATGCACGGGAAATTCAACAGCCAGCGTATGGGGAAGGATTGGAAGGGGTGCTTCAGAAATGCTCAAGCAAATTAGTGGGAATCCCTAATGGAATTGATTATCGTTCCTATAATCCATATCAAGACGTACATCTTCATGCTAAACGAGGTGTGTATGATTGGAAATCAGAGAACAAGCGGGTTGTTCAAGAACGCTTTGGACTTCCCAAGCTAGAGGTCCCTATGCTTGCGATGGTTACACGCTTGGTGGAACAAAAGGGGATCGACTTATTGACGCATGTAATCGAAGACCTTCTCGAAGAGGACATTCAAGTTGTCATCGTAGGGGAAGGGGAAACGTATTATGAGGAATTATTGTTAGATATTGCAGCATATTTTCCGAAGAAAATGGCGTTTCAACCTTCTTTTGATGAAGCCTTATCGCACCAAATTTATGCTGCTTCTGATTTACTACTTATGCCATCGAAATATGAACCATGTGGAGTTAGTCAGTTGATTGCTCTTCAATATGAGACGGTGCCAGTAGTTCGAGAAACTGGAGGACTGAAGGATACAATTCATTCCTATGATGAACGCACGGGAGATGGGAATGGGTTTAGCTTTGAACATTATAATGCGGATGAAATGCTCCATACGATTAAGAGAGCGTTGGCATGTTATGAAGATCCTTTCGTTTGGTGGAGAATCAATCAGAATATCCGAAAATGTGATGTGAGTTGGACTCAGTCTTCATTACGATATAAGAACCTTTATGAACGTGTTTGTGAGCTGAATGAGGCGGTGGTGTTGTAG
- a CDS encoding glycogen/starch/alpha-glucan family phosphorylase, with protein sequence MFQHKNSFKEAFLERLVNIHGKGVEETTLADKYVTLGSMVREYVSRNWIATNDQYRENGDKQVYYLSMEFLLGKLLKSNLMNLGIRDVCQEGFADLGIDLEEVEAQEPDAGLGNGGLGRLAACFLDSMASLHLPGHGCGIRYKYGLFEQKIIDGYQVEIPDYWLREGNVWEVRKSDKTVEVRFWGEVQSREEGGTIHFDHVNYEPVLAVPYDVPVVGYHNQTVNSLRLWSAESAIKDFDFGHLNHKHYHKMIEYKRATEAISEFLYPDDSTLEGKQLRLKQQYFLVSASLQSILCRFKRMHPNIKELPKKIALHINDTHPVLAVPELMRILMDQEGLSWEAAWSITTETISYTNHTILAEALERWPIDIMKPLLPRIFMIINEINERFCRSLWDEYPGEWDRIRGMAILADGYVNMANLAIVGSHSVNGVSELHSTILKQDLMHNFYEREPHKFNNKTNGITHRRWLMQANPGLTSVIKDTIGTSWVENPSDLIQLVPYANDPGLHEQLELVKKHSKGKLANVIQRDYGIKVDPNSIFDVHIKRMHAYKRQLLNVFHIMDLYRRLKENPNASITPRTFIFGGKAAPSYHLAKSIVKLIHTIANVINHDTSIRDQIKVVFIRNYGVSDAELIIPAADISEQISTASKEASGTGNMKFMMNGAITIGTNDGANIEMAEAVGMENIFLFGLKPEEVLAYYEHGGYHARDLYNRDPRIKTILDQMVNGTFVKEDVDFKSIYYSLIDYDEYFVLKDFASYIEAQAAIAKCYKNKTEWLTKSVYNIANSGIFSSDRTIREYANGIWNVKQVLIK encoded by the coding sequence GTGTTTCAGCATAAAAACTCCTTTAAAGAAGCCTTTCTAGAGCGCTTAGTTAACATACATGGCAAAGGTGTAGAAGAGACTACACTTGCTGACAAATATGTAACGTTAGGTTCAATGGTAAGGGAGTATGTAAGTCGAAACTGGATAGCTACAAACGATCAGTATCGTGAGAACGGGGATAAACAGGTTTACTATTTGTCCATGGAATTTTTGCTAGGGAAACTGTTGAAAAGTAATTTGATGAATCTCGGCATTAGAGACGTTTGTCAGGAAGGCTTCGCTGACTTAGGTATTGACCTTGAGGAAGTGGAAGCCCAAGAACCGGATGCTGGACTGGGGAATGGTGGCCTAGGTCGACTAGCTGCATGTTTCTTGGATTCCATGGCTTCTCTTCATTTGCCAGGGCATGGATGTGGTATTCGCTACAAATATGGTTTGTTTGAACAAAAGATTATTGATGGTTATCAAGTGGAAATTCCGGATTACTGGCTCAGAGAAGGTAACGTATGGGAAGTTAGAAAGTCAGATAAAACAGTTGAGGTTCGTTTTTGGGGAGAAGTGCAATCTAGAGAAGAGGGTGGAACTATCCACTTCGACCACGTGAATTATGAGCCGGTCCTGGCTGTACCATATGATGTGCCTGTGGTCGGCTATCATAATCAAACAGTTAATTCTTTACGTCTTTGGAGTGCTGAATCGGCTATAAAGGACTTTGACTTTGGACACTTGAACCATAAGCATTATCATAAAATGATTGAGTATAAGCGCGCTACAGAAGCTATTTCTGAATTTCTTTATCCTGATGATTCAACGCTTGAAGGGAAGCAACTCCGTCTGAAACAACAGTATTTCCTGGTATCAGCGAGTCTTCAGAGTATTCTATGTCGATTTAAGCGGATGCATCCGAATATCAAAGAGTTACCAAAGAAAATTGCCTTGCACATTAATGACACACACCCAGTATTAGCAGTACCTGAACTGATGAGAATATTAATGGATCAAGAGGGGTTGAGCTGGGAAGCGGCATGGTCGATTACGACCGAAACCATCTCTTATACAAATCACACGATCTTAGCAGAAGCACTAGAACGATGGCCAATTGATATTATGAAACCGTTGCTACCTCGTATTTTCATGATTATCAATGAAATCAATGAACGGTTTTGTCGTTCCTTGTGGGATGAATATCCAGGAGAATGGGACCGGATCAGAGGAATGGCTATACTTGCAGATGGATACGTAAATATGGCGAACCTAGCTATTGTAGGAAGCCATAGTGTGAACGGGGTTTCAGAATTGCACAGCACCATTTTAAAGCAGGATTTAATGCACAATTTTTACGAGCGTGAACCTCATAAATTTAACAATAAGACAAATGGGATAACACATCGAAGGTGGCTCATGCAAGCAAATCCAGGTTTGACGAGCGTTATCAAGGATACGATTGGTACCTCTTGGGTGGAAAACCCGTCCGACCTTATCCAATTGGTCCCATACGCTAATGATCCAGGGTTACACGAACAATTAGAGCTTGTGAAAAAGCACTCAAAAGGAAAACTTGCCAACGTCATCCAACGTGATTATGGGATCAAAGTAGATCCGAATTCCATTTTCGATGTTCACATCAAACGCATGCACGCCTATAAGCGACAATTACTTAATGTATTTCACATTATGGATTTATATCGTCGATTGAAGGAAAATCCAAATGCATCAATCACACCTCGAACATTTATTTTTGGTGGGAAAGCAGCACCGAGCTACCATCTTGCGAAGAGCATTGTGAAGCTTATCCATACGATAGCGAATGTCATAAACCATGATACGTCTATACGGGACCAAATTAAGGTAGTCTTTATTAGAAACTATGGAGTATCTGACGCAGAGCTTATCATCCCAGCGGCTGACATTAGTGAGCAAATATCAACAGCAAGTAAGGAAGCATCAGGAACCGGGAACATGAAGTTTATGATGAATGGAGCCATTACGATTGGTACAAACGATGGGGCTAATATCGAAATGGCTGAAGCAGTAGGGATGGAGAATATTTTCTTATTTGGTTTAAAGCCTGAAGAAGTCTTAGCTTATTATGAACATGGTGGGTATCATGCTCGAGACCTTTATAATCGTGACCCTAGAATTAAAACGATTCTCGATCAAATGGTTAATGGAACATTTGTAAAAGAAGATGTAGACTTTAAATCAATCTATTATAGCTTAATAGATTATGATGAATACTTTGTTTTGAAGGATTTTGCATCCTACATTGAAGCTCAAGCAGCCATAGCAAAATGCTACAAAAACAAAACAGAATGGCTGACGAAAAGTGTCTATAACATAGCTAATTCAGGCATATTTTCAAGTGATCGTACGATACGAGAGTATGCAAATGGAATATGGAATGTGAAACAGGTGTTGATTAAATAA
- a CDS encoding transglycosylase SLT domain-containing protein, whose amino-acid sequence MGKWITTILTVMLVTFSIIPSVGAAEETYEELSMDKKRELLTEIALEEGIPPEILKAVADQESQMMQFKNGKPFISDDNGIGIMQVTNTHPSVDIDKKRLKTDTAYNIKIGAKVLSQKWELMGEKIPSINDSNRMMLEHWYFPLMAYNGASETNDPQRQEETYQEKVYQIISDDSLVSVFPMPTFPKDFFGYDDGKLKFNELTSQTWENGNTISTQMFQQGDEVYVMNSHDADIYDYGSLRETRDSTPTKLAFHTELEIVDGPYFEDKINDNHHMDYKVKGPNGISGYISSSNLRSMDMKQTNFTDWTDNSSTVEPSKTWNINFNTKLNTGSINEKNIYIVNENGVGVRSEVTLSEDGKSLTMNPNAYLESSMNYTLYIEGIVSSTGGKMDTPISKSFTVSN is encoded by the coding sequence ATGGGAAAGTGGATAACCACAATACTTACTGTTATGCTTGTTACCTTTAGCATAATCCCAAGCGTTGGCGCTGCCGAAGAAACATACGAAGAACTATCGATGGACAAAAAGAGAGAGCTACTAACTGAAATTGCATTAGAAGAGGGAATCCCACCAGAGATATTGAAAGCCGTGGCGGATCAGGAGAGTCAAATGATGCAGTTTAAAAATGGTAAACCTTTCATTTCTGATGATAATGGCATTGGTATAATGCAAGTAACGAATACTCACCCAAGCGTTGATATCGACAAAAAACGTCTAAAGACAGACACTGCCTATAACATTAAAATAGGTGCCAAGGTATTAAGTCAAAAATGGGAGCTTATGGGAGAAAAGATTCCATCTATTAATGACTCAAATCGAATGATGCTTGAACATTGGTATTTTCCATTGATGGCATATAACGGCGCTTCTGAAACAAACGATCCTCAAAGGCAAGAAGAAACCTATCAGGAAAAAGTGTACCAAATTATTTCTGATGATAGCTTAGTTAGCGTATTCCCTATGCCAACATTTCCAAAGGACTTTTTTGGATATGATGATGGTAAGTTAAAGTTTAATGAACTAACTTCCCAGACATGGGAAAACGGTAACACGATTTCTACTCAAATGTTCCAACAAGGTGATGAGGTTTATGTAATGAACTCTCATGATGCTGATATTTACGATTATGGTAGCCTCAGAGAAACTCGTGATTCTACACCTACAAAACTTGCATTTCATACTGAACTAGAAATTGTAGACGGCCCTTATTTTGAAGATAAAATTAACGATAACCATCATATGGACTACAAAGTAAAAGGTCCAAATGGCATTAGCGGCTACATCTCATCTTCCAATCTACGTTCTATGGATATGAAACAAACCAACTTCACTGATTGGACAGACAACTCTAGCACAGTGGAACCAAGTAAAACGTGGAACATTAACTTCAATACAAAACTGAACACTGGCTCTATTAACGAAAAGAACATATATATCGTTAACGAAAATGGTGTAGGTGTTCGATCAGAAGTAACACTAAGCGAAGATGGTAAGTCCCTTACTATGAATCCTAACGCTTACTTAGAATCTAGCATGAATTACACCCTTTACATTGAAGGCATCGTGTCCAGTACTGGCGGCAAAATGGACACACCTATCTCAAAATCCTTCACGGTATCGAACTAA
- a CDS encoding SRPBCC family protein gives MTAFSDKVTIAKPKTEVFTFLTSFDNATTIMPNVVKNEILSEGPFGVGTRFRETRLIRGREASSEIEVIEYEPSEKFSVRSELEGLATLYHYKLQSTETGTEVTFECEINASSLKMKLIKPLFKRIMKKEDGDHVRRMKEAMEEENSEKS, from the coding sequence ATGACTGCTTTTTCAGATAAAGTAACGATAGCGAAGCCTAAAACAGAAGTATTTACGTTTCTAACTAGCTTTGATAATGCGACAACGATTATGCCTAACGTTGTGAAAAATGAAATTCTCTCCGAGGGACCTTTTGGAGTGGGCACAAGATTTAGAGAAACAAGATTGATACGCGGTAGAGAGGCTTCTTCAGAAATTGAAGTTATAGAATATGAGCCAAGCGAGAAGTTCTCTGTACGTAGTGAGCTAGAGGGGCTAGCGACACTTTATCATTATAAGCTACAGTCAACGGAAACAGGTACAGAGGTTACATTCGAATGTGAAATTAATGCTTCCTCCTTGAAAATGAAACTAATCAAACCTTTATTCAAACGTATCATGAAAAAGGAAGATGGAGATCACGTTAGACGAATGAAGGAAGCGATGGAAGAAGAGAATAGTGAAAAAAGTTAA
- a CDS encoding YitT family protein encodes MFKNILSFIVINLGVFCVAANVHFFLSPNSLATGGVSGLSIVLNDVFPDMSLGLVMLILNVICFLLGFIFIGFKFGSKTIYTSFAVSFMVWALEKFAPMSQPLSDDILIQLIIGQAIAAAGIAMVFHQGASTGGTDIIAMILNKYLSIDMGKAVLFSDIAIAASSIFVFGPQIGLYAFFGVILNGIVIDYALQQFDDNKEIVIISRESEMVREFIVHELGKGATIHSAKGAFNYDSKEVITTILKRKDFIRLKRYISEVDHTAFVTVHTMNEIIGQNFKRLA; translated from the coding sequence ATGTTCAAAAATATCCTCTCATTCATCGTAATTAATCTAGGGGTTTTTTGTGTGGCTGCCAATGTCCACTTTTTCCTATCCCCGAACAGTTTAGCGACAGGAGGCGTCAGCGGTTTATCTATCGTGTTGAATGATGTATTCCCTGATATGTCCCTTGGTCTAGTCATGTTAATTTTAAATGTTATCTGCTTCTTGCTAGGTTTCATTTTCATTGGATTTAAATTTGGGTCAAAAACGATATATACAAGCTTTGCAGTTTCTTTTATGGTATGGGCGTTAGAAAAGTTCGCTCCAATGAGCCAACCGTTAAGCGATGATATTTTAATCCAGTTAATTATTGGACAAGCTATTGCAGCAGCTGGTATTGCGATGGTCTTCCATCAAGGTGCTTCTACCGGTGGAACAGACATTATTGCTATGATTCTAAACAAATATCTTTCCATTGATATGGGGAAAGCAGTCTTGTTCTCTGATATTGCTATTGCAGCTTCGTCCATTTTCGTATTCGGACCTCAAATTGGTCTCTATGCATTCTTCGGTGTCATTTTAAACGGTATCGTTATCGACTATGCTCTACAGCAATTCGATGATAATAAAGAAATTGTCATTATTAGCCGTGAGAGTGAAATGGTTCGTGAGTTTATCGTTCATGAACTTGGAAAAGGGGCAACGATTCATTCAGCGAAAGGCGCTTTTAACTATGACTCAAAAGAAGTAATTACTACGATACTGAAGCGTAAAGATTTCATTCGATTGAAGCGGTATATTAGTGAAGTGGATCATACAGCTTTTGTTACGGTGCATACAATGAATGAAATCATTGGACAGAACTTCAAACGTTTAGCTTAG
- a CDS encoding GntR family transcriptional regulator: protein MSDKKSMIDHVYQSLKEAILFRRIAPGTQLIEKTISEQLNVSRTPIRNGVKKLEQEGLVTVIPNRGAFVVQPTLEEIHQAFLMRKELESMAGRMAITMITSEDLTKMKELIQEEKETYENNDIMDYIHVNKAFHMFLAEKSGNAFLVDYMERILDQINVYLMLYDVFYDVNMMQSKRFVEHEQIVEALDKQDIDRLLHLIDRHMHESLDYMRIEKPSYQSLESLFET from the coding sequence ATGAGTGATAAAAAATCGATGATTGATCATGTATATCAATCACTGAAGGAAGCTATTTTGTTTCGGAGAATAGCTCCAGGCACGCAACTGATTGAGAAGACAATCTCTGAGCAGTTGAATGTATCACGTACACCCATTCGTAATGGAGTGAAAAAGTTAGAACAAGAAGGACTTGTGACAGTAATCCCTAATCGTGGAGCCTTTGTGGTGCAGCCCACCCTCGAGGAAATCCATCAAGCTTTCTTAATGCGGAAAGAACTAGAATCCATGGCAGGTCGAATGGCCATTACGATGATTACGAGTGAAGATCTTACAAAAATGAAAGAATTGATTCAAGAAGAAAAAGAAACATATGAAAACAACGATATAATGGATTATATCCATGTCAATAAAGCCTTTCATATGTTCCTTGCCGAGAAGAGTGGCAATGCATTTCTTGTAGATTATATGGAACGAATCTTAGACCAAATCAATGTTTATTTAATGCTATATGATGTCTTTTATGACGTGAACATGATGCAAAGTAAACGATTTGTTGAACATGAGCAAATCGTTGAAGCCTTAGATAAACAAGATATTGATCGACTGCTCCACTTAATTGATCGCCACATGCATGAAAGCTTAGATTACATGCGAATTGAAAAACCATCTTATCAATCATTAGAGAGCTTGTTCGAAACCTGA